The following are encoded in a window of Cyanobacteriota bacterium genomic DNA:
- a CDS encoding DNA-directed RNA polymerase subunit gamma yields MPKLEQRFDYVKIGLASPERIRQWGERTLPNGQVVGEVTKPETINYRTLKPEMDGLFCERIFGPAKDWECHCGKYKRVRHRGIVCERCGVEVTESRVRRHRMGYIKLAAPVTHVWYLKGIPSYMAILLDMPLRDVEQIVYFNAYVVLNVGNSQEHGLNLTYKQLLTEDQWLEIEDQIYSEDSQLSGIEVGIGAEAIHRLLQDINLEAEAEQLREEIAMSKGQKRAKLIKRLRVIDNFVATGSKAEWMVLEVIPVIPPDLRPMVQLDGGRFATSDLNDLYRRVINRNNRLARLQEILAPEIIVRNEKRMLQEAVDALIDNGRRGRTVVGANNRPLKSLSDIIEGKQGRFRQNLLGKRVDYSGRSVIVVGPKLKIHQCGLPREMAIELFQPFVIHRLIRQGLVNNIKAAKKLIQRGDASVWDVLEDVIEGHPVLLNRAPTLHRLGIQAFEPILVEGRAIQLHPLVCPAFNADFDGDQMAVHVPLSLEAQAEARLLMLASNNILLPATGRPVITPSQDMVLGCYYLTADNPNAKRGEGRYFASLDDVIAAYEDVEQRQLDLHAYIWVRFDGDVESGETEVESIVETSPDGTVVKLYTGEKSGAQLRRVREDADGNLISQYIRTTPGRVIYNKVIHDALMV; encoded by the coding sequence ATGCCAAAGCTAGAGCAACGCTTTGATTACGTAAAAATTGGGCTGGCATCACCGGAACGAATTCGTCAGTGGGGAGAGCGTACCCTGCCTAATGGCCAAGTGGTTGGCGAAGTCACCAAGCCAGAAACAATTAACTATCGCACACTCAAGCCAGAAATGGACGGCTTGTTTTGTGAGCGGATCTTTGGCCCTGCAAAAGATTGGGAGTGCCACTGCGGCAAGTACAAGCGCGTTCGCCATCGGGGCATTGTCTGTGAGCGGTGTGGCGTAGAAGTAACCGAATCTCGTGTACGTCGGCACCGCATGGGCTACATTAAGCTAGCAGCACCAGTGACCCACGTCTGGTATCTCAAGGGAATTCCTAGCTACATGGCCATTCTCTTGGATATGCCTCTGCGGGATGTAGAGCAGATTGTCTATTTCAATGCCTATGTAGTCTTGAATGTCGGTAATTCTCAGGAACATGGATTAAACCTGACCTACAAGCAGTTATTGACCGAGGATCAGTGGCTAGAAATTGAGGATCAAATTTACAGTGAAGATTCCCAGCTAAGTGGCATTGAAGTAGGCATTGGGGCGGAAGCCATTCATCGGTTGTTACAGGATATCAACTTAGAAGCCGAAGCCGAACAACTGCGCGAAGAAATCGCTATGTCCAAGGGACAAAAGCGGGCGAAGTTAATCAAGCGGCTGCGGGTTATTGACAACTTTGTGGCTACCGGTTCTAAGGCTGAGTGGATGGTGCTGGAGGTTATTCCAGTGATTCCACCCGATTTGCGCCCAATGGTTCAGCTTGACGGCGGTCGCTTTGCCACCTCTGACTTAAATGACCTCTATCGGCGAGTGATTAACCGCAATAATCGCTTGGCTAGACTGCAAGAAATTCTAGCTCCAGAGATTATTGTTCGCAATGAAAAGCGGATGCTGCAAGAGGCAGTGGATGCCCTAATTGATAATGGTCGGCGGGGGCGTACGGTTGTTGGGGCTAACAATCGTCCCTTGAAGTCACTGTCTGACATTATTGAAGGTAAGCAGGGACGGTTCCGGCAAAACTTGCTGGGTAAGCGGGTAGATTATTCTGGCCGCTCAGTAATCGTAGTCGGGCCTAAGCTAAAAATCCATCAGTGCGGCTTACCCAGAGAGATGGCGATCGAACTGTTCCAGCCCTTTGTTATTCATCGGTTGATTCGCCAAGGTCTAGTCAACAATATCAAAGCTGCAAAAAAGCTGATTCAACGTGGTGATGCCAGTGTTTGGGATGTGTTGGAAGATGTGATTGAAGGTCACCCAGTCCTACTGAACCGGGCACCAACTCTTCACCGATTGGGAATTCAGGCATTTGAGCCAATTCTAGTAGAGGGGCGAGCAATTCAACTCCATCCCCTAGTATGCCCAGCCTTTAATGCAGACTTTGACGGTGACCAGATGGCGGTGCATGTGCCGCTGTCTCTAGAAGCTCAAGCAGAGGCTCGTTTACTGATGCTAGCTTCTAACAACATTTTGCTCCCTGCTACTGGTCGTCCAGTGATTACACCCAGTCAGGACATGGTTTTAGGTTGTTACTACCTGACGGCTGACAACCCTAACGCTAAGCGTGGCGAAGGTCGGTATTTTGCCAGCTTGGATGATGTGATCGCTGCCTACGAAGATGTTGAGCAACGCCAACTCGATCTTCATGCCTACATCTGGGTGAGATTCGACGGTGATGTGGAGTCCGGTGAGACTGAAGTAGAATCGATCGTTGAAACCAGTCCTGACGGCACCGTTGTTAAGTTGTATACTGGCGAAAAATCCGGTGCTCAACTGCGGCGAGTCCGTGAAGATGCTGATGGGAATTTGATTTCTCAGTACATACGCACCACTCCAGGTCGTGTAATTTACAACAAAGTTATTCATGATGCACTGATGGTATAG